One window of Mesorhizobium sp. WSM4904 genomic DNA carries:
- a CDS encoding cupin domain-containing protein → MEFVFEMNVIAHEKQPRETWRAGVESRMLVSAINGAQQLCIFEQWVQPGVGAPSHFHTVEEVLTVIAGEAEMWIEDEHMILTAGQSLVVPAHRRHGFRAVGSGAVHIHAVLASPIFEATFDGSPEPVRRWIPVE, encoded by the coding sequence GTGGAGTTCGTTTTCGAAATGAACGTGATTGCACATGAGAAGCAGCCGAGAGAGACGTGGCGAGCAGGCGTCGAAAGCCGCATGCTTGTCTCGGCGATCAACGGCGCGCAACAGCTCTGCATATTCGAGCAGTGGGTGCAGCCGGGAGTTGGTGCCCCGTCGCATTTCCACACGGTCGAAGAGGTGCTCACTGTCATTGCCGGCGAGGCCGAGATGTGGATCGAGGACGAACACATGATCTTGACCGCCGGGCAGTCCCTGGTCGTTCCCGCGCACCGGCGACATGGCTTCCGCGCCGTCGGCTCCGGGGCGGTGCACATCCACGCCGTGCTGGCTTCACCGATTTTCGAAGCGACGTTTGACGGATCGCCCGAGCCCGTGAGGCGTTGGATTCCGGTCGAATAG
- a CDS encoding DUF72 domain-containing protein, protein MTSQGKIRSGMGGWTFEPWDTSFYPDKLAKAKQLHYASRQVPTIEVNGTYYSSFKEPTFVKWAGDAPEGFVFSLKGNRFVTNRRVLGEAGESMMRFLGSGVAALGEKLGPILWQFAPTKKFDADDFEAFLKLLPEKQDGVPLRHALEVRHDSFIVPEFPALARKYNAAIVYADHAKYPAIADVTGDFVYARLQTGSDDNPDCYTPKGLDEWAARAKTWAEGKQPADLPRADPKTDAPVKPRDVFVYFITEGKVRAPFGAMALMKRVAA, encoded by the coding sequence ATGACCAGCCAAGGAAAGATCCGCTCCGGCATGGGCGGCTGGACCTTCGAACCCTGGGATACGTCCTTCTATCCGGACAAGCTCGCCAAGGCCAAGCAGCTCCACTATGCCAGCCGCCAGGTGCCGACCATCGAGGTCAACGGCACCTATTATTCCAGCTTCAAGGAACCGACCTTCGTCAAATGGGCCGGCGACGCGCCGGAAGGCTTCGTCTTCTCGCTGAAGGGCAACCGCTTCGTCACCAACCGCCGCGTGCTCGGCGAGGCGGGTGAATCGATGATGCGCTTCCTCGGCTCCGGCGTCGCCGCGCTCGGCGAGAAGCTCGGGCCGATCCTGTGGCAGTTCGCGCCGACGAAGAAATTCGACGCGGACGATTTCGAGGCTTTCCTGAAGCTGCTGCCCGAAAAGCAGGACGGCGTGCCGCTGCGCCACGCGCTGGAAGTGCGGCACGACAGCTTCATCGTGCCCGAATTCCCGGCGCTGGCGCGAAAATACAACGCCGCAATCGTCTATGCCGACCATGCCAAATATCCGGCGATCGCCGACGTCACCGGCGATTTCGTCTATGCGCGCCTGCAGACCGGCAGCGATGACAATCCAGACTGCTACACGCCGAAGGGGCTCGACGAATGGGCCGCGCGGGCCAAGACCTGGGCGGAAGGCAAGCAGCCGGCCGACCTGCCGCGCGCCGATCCCAAGACCGATGCGCCGGTCAAGCCCCGCGACGTGTTCGTCTACTTCATCACCGAAGGCAAGGTGCGCGCGCCCT
- the uvrA gene encoding excinuclease ABC subunit UvrA, which yields MADQKYLSIRGAREHNLKNVDLDLPRDSLIVMTGLSGSGKSSLAFDTIYAEGQRRYVESLSAYARQFLEMMQKPDVDQIDGLSPAISIEQKTTSRNPRSTVGTVTEIYDYMRLLFARVGIPYSPATGLPIESQTVSQMVDRVLALDEGTRLYLLAPIVRGRKGEYRKELLELQKKGFQRVKVDGVFYEIADVPALDKKYKHDIDVVVDRIVVRGDLATRLADSMETALKLADGLAVAEFADRPLDASQTGEDSVNKSKNETHERIMFSEKFACPVSGFTIPEIEPRLFSFNNPFGACPTCDGLGSQRAIDANLVVPDENVSLRDGAISPWAKSTSPYYAQTLEALGKAYGFKLGDKFKDLSAEAQEAVLHGTGEREITFQYDDGLRSYKTTKTFEGVIPNLDRRWKETESAWMREEIERFMSATPCPACNGYRLKPEALAVKIAGKHIGEVTELSIRKADQWFTDLPAQLNEKQNEIAVRVLKEIRERLRFLNDVGLDYLTLSRNSGTLSGGESQRIRLASQIGSGLTGVLYVLDEPSIGLHQRDNARLLDTLKHLRDIGNTVIVVEHDEDAILHADYVVDIGPAAGIHGGQIIAQGTPQQIMATPASITGKYLSGELEVTTPQLRREAKKNRRIKVVGARGNNLKNVTAEIPLGTFTCVTGVSGGGKSTFLIETLFKAASRRIMGSREHPAEHDRIEGLEFLDKVIDIDQSPIGRTPRSNPATYTGAFTPIRDWFAGLPEAKARGYQPGRFSFNVKGGRCEACQGDGVIKIEMHFLPDVYVTCDVCHGKRYNRETLDVLFKGKSIADVLDMTVEEGVDFFSAVPGVRDKLVTLNQVGLGYIHIGQQATTLSGGEAQRIKLAKELSRKATGKTLYILDEPTTGLHFHDVAKLLEVLHELVDQGNTVVVIEHNLEVIKTADWVLDLGPEGGDGGGELVASGTPEAIVREKRSYTGQFLKELLERRPGGKREAAE from the coding sequence ATGGCCGACCAAAAATACCTTTCCATTCGCGGGGCGCGCGAACACAATCTCAAGAACGTCGACCTCGACCTGCCGCGCGACAGCCTGATCGTCATGACCGGCCTGTCAGGATCCGGCAAGTCGTCGCTTGCCTTCGACACCATCTATGCCGAGGGCCAGCGCCGCTATGTCGAGAGCCTTTCGGCCTATGCCCGCCAGTTCCTGGAGATGATGCAGAAGCCGGACGTCGACCAGATCGACGGCCTGTCGCCCGCCATCTCGATCGAGCAGAAGACTACCTCGCGCAACCCACGCTCGACGGTCGGCACCGTCACCGAGATCTACGACTATATGCGCCTGCTCTTCGCGCGCGTCGGCATCCCCTATTCGCCGGCCACCGGCCTGCCGATCGAGAGCCAGACGGTCAGCCAGATGGTCGACCGCGTGCTGGCACTTGACGAAGGCACGCGCCTCTATCTGCTGGCGCCGATCGTGCGCGGCCGCAAGGGCGAGTATCGCAAGGAACTGCTGGAGCTGCAGAAGAAGGGTTTCCAGCGCGTCAAAGTCGACGGCGTCTTCTACGAGATCGCCGACGTGCCGGCGCTGGACAAGAAGTACAAGCACGACATCGACGTCGTCGTCGACCGCATCGTCGTGCGCGGAGACCTGGCGACGCGGCTTGCGGACTCGATGGAAACCGCGCTCAAGCTGGCCGACGGGCTGGCGGTGGCCGAGTTCGCCGACCGGCCGCTCGACGCCAGCCAGACGGGCGAGGACTCGGTCAACAAGTCGAAGAACGAGACACATGAACGCATCATGTTCTCGGAGAAGTTCGCCTGCCCGGTGTCCGGCTTCACCATTCCGGAGATCGAGCCCAGGCTGTTCTCCTTCAACAATCCGTTCGGCGCTTGCCCGACCTGCGATGGCCTCGGCAGTCAGCGCGCCATCGACGCCAATCTCGTGGTGCCGGACGAGAACGTCTCGCTGCGGGACGGCGCCATCAGCCCATGGGCGAAATCGACGTCGCCCTACTACGCGCAGACGCTGGAAGCGCTCGGCAAGGCCTACGGCTTCAAGCTCGGCGACAAGTTCAAGGACCTGAGCGCCGAAGCGCAAGAAGCCGTGCTGCACGGCACCGGCGAGCGCGAGATCACCTTCCAGTACGACGACGGCCTGCGCTCCTACAAGACCACCAAGACCTTCGAGGGCGTCATCCCCAATCTCGACCGGCGCTGGAAGGAAACAGAATCGGCCTGGATGCGCGAGGAGATCGAGCGCTTCATGTCGGCGACGCCCTGCCCTGCCTGCAACGGCTACAGGCTGAAGCCGGAAGCGCTCGCCGTGAAGATCGCCGGAAAGCACATCGGCGAGGTCACCGAGCTGTCGATCCGCAAGGCCGACCAGTGGTTCACCGACCTGCCGGCGCAGCTCAACGAAAAGCAGAACGAAATCGCGGTCAGGGTGCTGAAGGAAATCCGCGAGCGGCTGCGCTTCTTGAACGATGTCGGCCTCGACTATCTGACGCTGTCACGCAACTCCGGCACGCTATCGGGCGGCGAGAGCCAGCGCATCCGATTGGCCTCGCAGATCGGCTCCGGTCTCACCGGCGTGCTCTATGTTCTGGACGAGCCGTCGATCGGCCTGCACCAGCGCGACAATGCGCGACTGCTCGACACGCTGAAGCACCTGCGCGACATCGGCAACACGGTGATCGTCGTCGAGCATGACGAGGACGCCATCCTGCATGCCGACTATGTCGTCGACATCGGCCCCGCCGCCGGCATCCACGGTGGCCAGATCATCGCGCAGGGCACGCCGCAGCAGATCATGGCGACGCCCGCCTCGATCACCGGCAAATATCTGTCGGGCGAGCTCGAAGTGACGACGCCACAGCTGCGCCGCGAGGCGAAGAAGAACCGGCGGATCAAGGTCGTCGGCGCGCGCGGCAACAATCTGAAGAATGTCACGGCGGAGATTCCGCTCGGCACCTTCACCTGCGTCACCGGCGTTTCCGGCGGCGGCAAGTCGACCTTCCTGATCGAGACGCTGTTCAAGGCGGCCTCGCGCAGGATCATGGGCTCGCGCGAGCATCCGGCCGAGCATGACCGCATCGAGGGGCTTGAGTTCCTCGACAAGGTCATCGACATCGACCAGTCGCCGATCGGCCGCACGCCGCGTTCCAACCCGGCCACCTATACCGGCGCCTTCACGCCGATCCGCGACTGGTTCGCCGGCTTGCCGGAGGCGAAGGCGCGCGGCTACCAGCCCGGCCGTTTCTCCTTCAACGTCAAGGGCGGCCGCTGCGAAGCCTGTCAGGGCGACGGCGTCATCAAGATCGAGATGCACTTCCTGCCCGATGTCTACGTCACCTGCGACGTCTGCCACGGCAAGCGCTACAACCGCGAGACGCTCGACGTGCTGTTCAAGGGCAAGTCGATCGCCGACGTGCTCGACATGACGGTCGAGGAAGGCGTCGACTTCTTCTCGGCGGTGCCAGGCGTGCGCGACAAGCTGGTGACGCTGAACCAGGTCGGCCTTGGCTATATCCATATCGGCCAGCAGGCGACGACGCTGTCGGGCGGCGAGGCGCAGCGCATCAAGCTCGCCAAGGAATTGTCACGCAAGGCGACGGGCAAGACGCTCTACATTCTCGACGAGCCGACCACCGGCCTCCATTTCCACGACGTCGCCAAGCTGCTCGAAGTGCTGCACGAGCTGGTCGACCAGGGCAACACGGTGGTGGTGATCGAGCACAATCTCGAGGTCATCAAGACTGCCGACTGGGTGCTCGACCTCGGCCCCGAGGGCGGCGACGGCGGCGGCGAGCTGGTCGCCTCCGGCACGCCGGAAGCGATCGTGCGCGAGAAGCGCAGCTACACCGGCCAGTTCCTGAAGGAGCTGTTGGAGCGACGCCCCGGAGGCAAACGCGAAGCGGCGGAGTGA
- a CDS encoding DUF302 domain-containing protein, with translation MTNDGLVSVESRFGVAETIDRLVDTITFAGLRVFARIDHAAGAHEIGAALRPTELLIFGHPKGGTPLMQDRQLAGIDLPVKALAWEDAQGKVWLSYNEAQWLAERHGLGDTSRDAVAAIAAGMHKVVSAAAGTNQS, from the coding sequence ATGACGAACGACGGCCTCGTCTCCGTTGAAAGCCGTTTTGGCGTGGCCGAAACCATCGACCGGCTGGTCGATACCATCACCTTTGCCGGATTGCGCGTCTTCGCTCGCATCGATCACGCAGCCGGCGCGCATGAAATCGGCGCCGCGCTGCGCCCGACCGAATTGCTGATCTTTGGCCATCCCAAAGGCGGCACGCCGCTGATGCAGGACCGGCAGCTTGCGGGCATCGACCTGCCGGTGAAGGCGTTGGCCTGGGAAGATGCGCAGGGCAAGGTCTGGCTGTCCTACAACGAAGCGCAGTGGCTGGCCGAGCGGCATGGCCTCGGCGATACCAGCCGCGATGCAGTCGCGGCGATTGCCGCAGGGATGCATAAGGTTGTTTCGGCCGCCGCTGGAACCAATCAATCATGA
- a CDS encoding OsmC family protein, giving the protein MKARVKWVEERTFVGESGSGHKVVLGTAHGPEGRTPGPSPMELVLIGTGGCSAYDVVHILEKGREAVEDCVVELDADRAETEPRVFTRIHMHFIVKGRALSRDKVKRAIDLSAEKYCSATAMMAKTATVTHDFEVVDTAVK; this is encoded by the coding sequence GTGAAAGCACGCGTCAAATGGGTCGAGGAACGCACTTTTGTCGGCGAGTCCGGCAGCGGTCACAAGGTCGTGCTGGGCACGGCGCATGGGCCGGAAGGCAGGACGCCGGGACCAAGCCCGATGGAGCTGGTGCTGATCGGCACCGGCGGCTGCTCCGCCTATGACGTCGTCCATATCCTCGAGAAAGGCCGCGAGGCGGTTGAGGACTGCGTGGTCGAGCTCGATGCCGACCGCGCGGAGACCGAGCCGCGTGTCTTCACCCGCATCCACATGCATTTCATCGTCAAGGGCCGTGCGCTGTCGCGCGACAAGGTGAAACGGGCGATCGACCTCTCTGCCGAAAAATACTGCTCGGCGACGGCGATGATGGCCAAGACGGCGACGGTCACGCATGATTTCGAGGTCGTCGATACAGCGGTGAAGTAG
- a CDS encoding single-stranded DNA-binding protein encodes MAGSVNKVILVGNLGADPEIRRLNSGDPVVNIRIATSESWRDKNSGERKEKTEWHNVVIFNDQLAKVAEQYLKKGMKVYVEGQLQTRKWQDQTGNDRYTTEVVLQKFRGELQMLDARGEGGGGQVGNYSGGNSRGSDFGQSGPNEGFSRGGGGGSRGGGGGSSRELDDEIPF; translated from the coding sequence ATGGCGGGTAGCGTCAACAAGGTCATTCTGGTCGGCAATCTCGGGGCGGACCCTGAAATCCGCCGGCTGAATTCGGGCGATCCGGTCGTCAACATCCGCATCGCCACGTCTGAAAGCTGGCGCGACAAGAATTCCGGCGAGCGCAAGGAGAAGACCGAGTGGCATAACGTCGTCATCTTCAACGACCAGCTCGCCAAGGTCGCCGAGCAGTATCTGAAGAAGGGCATGAAGGTCTATGTCGAGGGCCAGTTGCAGACGCGCAAATGGCAGGACCAGACCGGCAATGACCGCTACACGACCGAGGTCGTGCTGCAGAAGTTCCGCGGCGAATTGCAGATGCTCGACGCACGCGGCGAAGGCGGCGGCGGCCAGGTCGGCAATTATTCCGGCGGCAATAGCCGCGGCTCCGATTTCGGCCAGTCGGGCCCGAACGAGGGCTTCAGCCGTGGCGGCGGTGGCGGTTCCAGGGGCGGCGGCGGCGGCTCGTCGCGCGAGCTGGACGACGAGATTCCGTTCTGA
- a CDS encoding SRPBCC domain-containing protein, giving the protein MTTAKHPEAANAPLSFECDLPDPPEKVWRALTEPELLAAWMMPNDMKPETGKRFAFAGPDAPIDCEVLEVEAGKLLRYSWRERPGADTADRLPAFDNPSFDSIVTFTLARTVSGGTHLRIVHDAFVPAAQPVIAVAGAGCGLSLDARKKPIAANAPCMMLRAA; this is encoded by the coding sequence ATGACGACTGCAAAACACCCGGAAGCGGCCAATGCGCCGCTCAGCTTCGAATGTGATCTTCCCGACCCGCCGGAAAAAGTGTGGCGGGCGCTGACCGAGCCGGAGCTGCTCGCCGCCTGGATGATGCCGAACGACATGAAGCCTGAAACCGGCAAGCGCTTCGCCTTTGCCGGACCGGACGCGCCGATCGACTGCGAGGTGCTCGAGGTCGAGGCCGGCAAGCTGCTGCGCTATTCCTGGCGCGAACGGCCTGGCGCGGATACCGCCGACCGATTGCCGGCATTCGACAACCCCTCCTTCGACAGCATCGTCACCTTCACGCTCGCGCGCACGGTTTCCGGCGGCACGCATCTTCGCATCGTCCATGACGCCTTCGTGCCGGCGGCGCAGCCTGTCATCGCCGTGGCCGGCGCCGGCTGCGGTCTTTCGCTCGACGCGCGCAAGAAGCCTATAGCCGCCAATGCGCCATGCATGATGCTGCGCGCAGCCTGA
- a CDS encoding metalloregulator ArsR/SmtB family transcription factor, giving the protein MIEAEIFRALADPTRRAVYERLAASELTVSELRAGMSVSQPAVSQHLAVLRGAGLVVERRAGRNAYYRADPQGLDPLLGWIERYRAFWPERIERLKTVLKEMDQ; this is encoded by the coding sequence ATGATCGAAGCAGAGATCTTTCGCGCCTTGGCCGACCCGACACGACGTGCGGTCTACGAGCGGCTGGCGGCTAGCGAGCTGACCGTGTCCGAGCTGCGCGCCGGCATGAGCGTGTCGCAGCCGGCGGTCTCGCAGCATCTTGCCGTGCTGCGCGGCGCCGGTCTCGTGGTCGAGCGGCGCGCCGGCCGCAACGCCTATTATCGCGCCGACCCGCAAGGGCTCGATCCTCTGCTCGGCTGGATCGAACGCTACCGCGCCTTCTGGCCGGAGCGCATCGAGAGGTTGAAGACGGTTCTGAAGGAAATGGACCAATGA
- a CDS encoding MarC family protein — translation MPSFDSLFNAFVTILVTIDPPGLAPLFLAVTRGMNREERQQVSVRASVIGFLVMALFALAGASILSVFGITLPAFRVAGGFLLFFIAFEMVFERRQDRKEKIGDVAITKDMIHNIAAFPLAIPLIAGPGAISATVLLSGHFEGFAAQAALVGIIFACLAITYLVFVLAERIDRILGQTGRSILTRLLGVILAALAVQFVADGVRALMAA, via the coding sequence ATGCCGAGCTTCGACAGCCTGTTCAACGCCTTCGTGACCATCCTGGTGACCATCGACCCGCCGGGTCTGGCGCCGCTCTTCCTCGCGGTGACGCGCGGCATGAACCGCGAGGAGCGTCAGCAGGTTTCCGTCCGCGCCTCGGTGATCGGCTTCCTGGTGATGGCGCTGTTCGCGCTCGCCGGTGCCTCGATCCTGTCGGTGTTCGGCATCACGCTGCCGGCCTTCCGCGTCGCCGGCGGCTTCCTGCTCTTCTTCATCGCCTTCGAAATGGTTTTCGAGCGCCGGCAAGACCGCAAGGAGAAGATCGGCGACGTCGCCATCACCAAGGACATGATCCACAACATCGCCGCCTTCCCGCTGGCGATCCCGCTGATCGCCGGCCCCGGCGCGATCTCAGCGACCGTTCTGCTGTCGGGACACTTCGAGGGTTTTGCCGCGCAGGCGGCCCTCGTCGGCATCATCTTCGCCTGTCTCGCCATCACGTACCTGGTCTTCGTGCTGGCAGAGCGCATCGACCGCATTCTTGGTCAGACCGGCCGCTCGATCCTGACGCGACTGCTCGGCGTCATCCTGGCGGCGCTCGCCGTGCAGTTCGTGGCTGACGGCGTCAGGGCGCTGATGGCTGCTTGA
- a CDS encoding DUF2306 domain-containing protein yields MSLGPLLSSPFPIPWHAFAAFAALAVGGAQLALPKGTSRHRAMGYVWAALMLVVALSSFWIQQLRVIGPFSPIHLLSILVLVTVPLAVWYAHTHKVTAHRSAMIRLYLFALLGAGIFTLLPGRVMHAVVFGQ; encoded by the coding sequence ATGTCGCTCGGACCGCTTTTATCCTCGCCATTTCCGATCCCATGGCATGCGTTCGCGGCCTTTGCCGCATTGGCAGTCGGCGGCGCCCAACTGGCGCTGCCGAAAGGCACGTCGCGACACCGTGCGATGGGCTACGTCTGGGCAGCGCTGATGCTGGTCGTCGCGCTCAGCAGCTTCTGGATCCAGCAGCTTCGAGTGATCGGGCCGTTCAGTCCGATCCATCTCCTATCGATCCTGGTGCTAGTCACGGTACCGCTGGCGGTTTGGTATGCGCACACCCACAAGGTCACCGCGCATCGCAGCGCCATGATCAGGCTTTACCTGTTCGCTCTGCTCGGCGCCGGTATCTTCACGCTGCTGCCCGGCCGCGTCATGCACGCGGTCGTGTTCGGCCAATGA
- a CDS encoding VOC family protein yields the protein MLDHISIGVRDTNASKRFYDAALQPLGYSCLSRSPGSLGYGAEAVRLWVNEAGRPVPADTDSGLHFCFAAPTRAGVDAFHAAALREGGRDNGRPGLRAAYGDNYYAAFVIDPDGYRLEAYCGRAQ from the coding sequence ATGCTCGACCACATCTCGATAGGCGTCCGCGACACCAACGCCTCGAAACGTTTCTACGACGCGGCCTTGCAACCGCTAGGCTATTCCTGCCTCAGCCGGTCGCCCGGCTCGCTCGGTTACGGCGCTGAAGCCGTCCGGCTCTGGGTCAACGAGGCCGGCCGCCCGGTGCCGGCCGACACGGACTCCGGCTTGCACTTCTGTTTCGCCGCACCGACGCGCGCCGGCGTCGATGCATTCCATGCGGCGGCCTTGCGCGAGGGCGGCAGGGACAATGGCCGGCCTGGCCTGCGCGCGGCTTATGGCGACAACTACTATGCGGCATTCGTCATCGACCCGGACGGCTATCGCCTGGAGGCCTATTGCGGCAGAGCCCAATAG
- a CDS encoding ATP-dependent Clp protease proteolytic subunit: MSALANLVPMVIEQSSRGERAFDIFSRLLRERIVFINGEINDGVSALVCAQLLSLESDHPDKEISIYINSPGGVVTSGFAIYDTMQYISCPVSTVCMGFAASMGSFLLMAGSPGRRIALPNTRIVLHQPLGGFQGQASDIQRHAEDILRTKRHMTELYAKHCGRSYEEVERTLDRDYFMTAEEAKAWGLVDHVYDTRKKAA, encoded by the coding sequence ATGAGCGCCCTTGCCAATCTGGTACCGATGGTGATCGAGCAGTCGAGCCGCGGCGAACGCGCCTTCGACATTTTCTCGCGGCTGCTGCGCGAGCGCATCGTCTTCATCAACGGCGAGATCAATGACGGCGTCTCGGCGCTGGTCTGCGCGCAGCTCCTGTCGCTGGAATCGGACCATCCCGACAAGGAGATATCGATCTACATCAACTCGCCGGGCGGCGTGGTGACCAGCGGCTTCGCCATCTACGACACGATGCAGTACATCTCCTGCCCGGTGTCGACGGTGTGCATGGGCTTCGCGGCGTCGATGGGCTCCTTCCTTTTGATGGCCGGCTCGCCCGGCCGGCGCATCGCGCTGCCCAACACCAGGATCGTGCTGCATCAGCCGCTCGGCGGCTTCCAGGGCCAGGCCTCCGACATCCAGCGGCATGCCGAGGACATCCTGCGCACCAAGCGCCATATGACGGAACTGTACGCCAAGCATTGCGGCCGCAGCTACGAAGAGGTCGAACGCACGCTCGACCGCGACTATTTCATGACCGCCGAGGAGGCCAAGGCCTGGGGCCTCGTCGACCATGTCTACGACACGCGCAAGAAGGCGGCCTGA
- a CDS encoding GNAT family N-acetyltransferase, with product MRLARSEDLSAIVVLTTEAYAPYTALFGAPPIPVTEDYAPRIARGEVWLLEEGSELAGLIVLERHPDHAMIFSVAVAPAFQGRKLGIRLLDFADEQARTWHVPEVRLYTNSRMERNIALYSAYGYRETGRRPNPHRPGWTVVDMAKPVDKAA from the coding sequence ATGAGACTAGCCCGCTCCGAAGATCTCTCCGCCATCGTCGTGCTGACAACGGAAGCCTATGCGCCCTACACCGCCCTGTTCGGCGCGCCGCCGATCCCGGTCACCGAAGACTACGCGCCGCGCATCGCGCGCGGCGAGGTCTGGCTGCTGGAGGAAGGCTCCGAACTGGCCGGGCTCATCGTGCTGGAACGGCATCCCGACCACGCCATGATCTTCAGCGTCGCGGTGGCGCCGGCCTTCCAGGGCAGGAAGCTCGGCATCAGGCTGCTCGACTTCGCCGATGAACAGGCGCGAACGTGGCACGTACCGGAGGTTCGGCTCTACACCAATTCGCGGATGGAGCGGAACATCGCGCTCTACTCGGCCTATGGCTATCGCGAGACGGGCCGCCGGCCCAATCCGCACCGGCCGGGATGGACCGTGGTCGACATGGCCAAGCCCGTCGACAAGGCCGCCTGA
- a CDS encoding AraC family transcriptional regulator, which produces MTTTEKNLASGPGWQVSDVICTARAGDRPFEEQHRCFCVAAVTRGTFRYRTRQGTAMLAPGAVLLGNPGACYECGHEHGAGDRCLSFHFSPAYMERVVADVPGAKRLGFAGPRLPPLPALASLLAQAEAARETGDGEALEELGLRIAGAVVGATPSSSRVASAPSRRDQRRVAETVRLIELNAERPLSLTELADGTATSPFHFLRTFRHVAGMTPYQFLLRTRLHRAAVRLRASNEAISTIAFDAGFNDLSTFNRRFKREMGEAPGAYRARRVRAIRRFTEPL; this is translated from the coding sequence ATGACGACGACCGAGAAAAATCTTGCCTCTGGGCCTGGCTGGCAGGTGTCCGACGTGATCTGCACAGCACGAGCGGGCGACAGGCCGTTCGAGGAACAGCATCGCTGTTTTTGCGTCGCCGCCGTGACCAGGGGCACATTCCGCTACCGGACGCGGCAGGGCACGGCGATGCTTGCTCCCGGCGCCGTCCTGCTCGGCAATCCCGGCGCCTGCTACGAATGCGGCCATGAGCACGGCGCCGGCGACCGCTGCCTCTCCTTCCATTTTTCGCCGGCCTATATGGAGCGCGTCGTCGCCGACGTTCCGGGCGCGAAGCGGCTCGGCTTCGCCGGTCCGCGCCTGCCGCCCTTGCCGGCGCTGGCATCCTTGCTGGCGCAAGCGGAGGCCGCGCGGGAAACGGGCGACGGCGAAGCGCTCGAGGAGCTCGGCCTGCGCATTGCCGGCGCGGTGGTTGGGGCCACGCCCAGTTCTTCCAGGGTCGCATCCGCACCCAGCCGCCGCGATCAGAGACGCGTTGCCGAGACGGTGCGCCTGATAGAGCTCAACGCCGAGCGGCCGTTGTCGCTGACCGAGCTCGCCGACGGCACGGCGACCAGCCCGTTTCACTTCCTGCGCACGTTCCGGCACGTCGCCGGCATGACGCCCTATCAATTCCTGCTGAGGACCAGGCTGCACCGAGCCGCCGTGCGGCTGCGCGCGTCGAACGAAGCGATCTCGACGATCGCTTTCGACGCCGGCTTCAACGATCTGTCGACCTTCAACCGGCGGTTCAAGCGCGAGATGGGGGAGGCGCCGGGCGCCTATCGCGCCCGCCGCGTCAGAGCGATCCGGCGCTTCACTGAACCGCTCTAA